A region from the Canis lupus familiaris isolate Mischka breed German Shepherd chromosome 3, alternate assembly UU_Cfam_GSD_1.0, whole genome shotgun sequence genome encodes:
- the MAN2B2 gene encoding epididymis-specific alpha-mannosidase isoform X13 has translation MWSVCWLPVLTQLLLLRFLVAQPVSPIRVFVVPHSHMDVGWIYTVQESLRAYAANVYTTVVEQLMLQKQRRFIAVEQEYFRLWWDGIASYRQKRQVRHLLATRRLEFVIGGQVMHDETVAHFDDQILQLTEGHGFLYETFGIRPRFSWQIDSFGASATTPTLFALAGFHAHVISRIDYALKDTMQNSQGLQFVWRGSPTLSAQQEIFTHVLDQYNYCSEGFNWDGTAVFPNSPPDRVFHPKSVPITWNNINYYVSLLVDNVKERATWFRTPHLLWPWGCDKQFFNASLQFSNMDPLLDFINSNSSKLGISVEYATLADYFEAVQAHNASWRVHTHGDFLPYSSDPFQAWTGFYASRSGLKALARRASALLYAGESMFTRYMWPAPHQHLDPAWALKQLQRLRWAVSEVQHHDAITGTQSPKVRDMYEENLSSGMQGVQELMASIVRDRTPAHSDQEPVGHSAAVYNPLAWTVTTIVTLTVGFSRVSVTDESGQQVAAQIQESKKTQSAYDLHVLTTIPGLSYRYYSIRSTEGTQEETNQLGASLARTSNFGRKKKTPARPRDRHLIHVENDCYTVFLDRDTNLLHSIWERGSNRTVQVTQEFMEYHANADLKYGFVSDNFVFMPIDSAKRPWNSVGMQIVAGKLMTEIRQYFYRKVGDRNHTYAIYSRLAHVPLAQGAELLCRRIEQEYRVGPLELNREAILRTSTSLHNKQVLHSDNNGYQMQRRVFQKYSSNGIARNYYPMAQSAFIEDGRSRLVLLSKQAHGVSSQENGQVEVMLHRRLWNNFDWALDYDLTLNDTSTVYPVLWLLLGPQSLTTRLRQRCGLALQRAPVVLLRELNESAQIFPGSQRQQEAVTLPPSLHLQILSIPGWNYSSNHTEHLQDLQKPCRGVCFLRDSSWSWEQLSPTHPLNSGSLTIRGFHSFTEQLSPVPGGPVGSAHGPCHCGHQGPQLMEAIFSTCFLLPGDKEAIEGRPRLTFAVSCCGSTTCMRKAKTRSYLSQ, from the exons gagAGCCTGCGGGCCTATGCTGCCAACGTCTATACCACAGTGGTGGAGCAGCTGATGCTCCAGAAGCAGCGCAGGTTCATCGCGGTGGAGCAGGAGTACTTCCGGCTGTGGTGGGATGGCATCGCCTCCTACAGGCAGAAACGCCAG GTCCGCCATCTCCTGGCCACGAGACGCCTGGAGTTTGTCATCGGGGGCCAGGTCATGCATGATGAGACCGTGGCCCACTTTGATGACCAGATCCTACAGCTCACAG AAGGACACGGCTTCCTGTACGAAACCTTTGGGATCCGGCCAAGGTTCTCCTGGCAAATCGACTCCTTTGGTGCATCTGCCACGACCCCCACCCTATTTGCCCTGGCGGGCTTCCATGCCCACGTCATCTCCCGCATCGACTATGCCCTGAAGGACACCATGCAGAACTCGCAG GGGCTGCAGTTTGTGTGGCGAGGGTCCCCAACCCTATCAGCTCAGCAGGAAATCTTCACGCATGTCTTGGACCAGTACAACTACTGCTC GGAAGGCTTTAACTGGGACGGCACTGCAGTCTTCCCGAACTCACCGCCAGACAGGGTATTTCACCCGAAGTCTGTACCCATCACTTGGAACAATATCAATTACTATGTCAGTCTCCTTGTGGACAATGTGAAGGAGCGAGCCACCTGGTTCCGGACACCGCACCTCCTCTGGCCCTGG GGCTGTGACAAGCAGTTCTTCAACGCGTCGCTGCAGTTCTCCAACATGGACCCGCTGCTGGACTTCATCAACAGTAACTCGTCCAAGCTCGGCATCTCCGTGGAGTACGCCACGCTGGCCGACTACTTCGAGGCGGTGCAGGCTCACAACGCCTCGTGGCGCGTCCACACCCACGGGGACTTCCTGCCCTATTCCTCCG ATCCATTTCAGGCCTGGACGGGCTTCTACGCCTCCCGCAGTGGGCTCAAGGCGCTGGCGAGGCGAGCCAGTGCTCTGTTGTATGCCGGGGAGTCCATGTTCACACGCTACATGTGGCCTGCCCCCCACCAGCACCTGGACCCGGCCTGGGCCCTGAAGCAGCTCCAGAGGCTCCGCTGGGCAGTCTCCGAG GTCCAGCACCATGATGCCATCACTGGGACCCAGAGCCCCAAGGTGAGAGACATGTACGAGGAGAATCTGAGCTCAGGGATGCAGGGTGTGCAGGAACTGATGGCCTCCATCGTCCGTGACAGGACCCCAGCCCACTCGG ACCAGGAACCTGTGGGACACTCTGCCGCGGTCTACAACCCCCTGGCCTGGACGGTCACCACCATTGTTACCCTGACTGTGGGCTTCTCCAGGGTCAGCGTCACAGATGAGTCAGGCCAGCAAGTGGCTGCACAG ATCCAGGAATCAAAGAAGACACAATCTGCATATGACCTGCATGTGCTGACCACAATCCCAGGGCTCAGTTACCGATACTACAGCATCAGGAGCACCGAGGGGACCCAGGAGGAGACGAACCAGTTGGGTGCCAGTCTGGCCAGAACCTCCAACTTTGGCCGCAAGAAAAAGACACCTGCTCGTCCAAGGGACAGGCACCTGATTCACGTGGAGAATGACTGTTATACTGTGTTCCTGGACCGGGACACTAACCTACTGCACAGCATCTGGGAGAG AGGGAGTAACCGCACAGTGCAGGTGACCCAGGAGTTCATGGAATACCATGCCAATGCTGATTTGAAATATGGCTTTGTATCTGATAATTTTGTGTTTATGCCCATCGACTCTGCAAAGCGCCCATGGAACAGTGTGGGAATGCAGATTGTGGCGGGAAAGCTCATGACTGAGATCCGGCAATACTTCTACAG GAAGGTGGGGGACAGGAATCACACATATGCCATCTACTCCCGGCTCGCCCACGTGCCCCTGGCCCAGGGAGCGGAGCTGCTGTGCCGGCGCATCGAGCAGGAGTACCGGGTGGGCCCCTTGGAGCTGAACCGCGAGGCCATCCTGAGGACCAGCACCAGTCTCCACAACAAGCAGGTCCTCCACTCAGACAACAACGGCTACCAGATGCAGCGGAGAGTCTTCCAGAAATACTCGAGCAATGGCATCGCCCGG AATTACTACCCCATGGCTCAGTCCGCCTTCATTGAGGACGGCAGAAGCAGGCTGGTGCTGCTGTCCAAGCAGGCACACGGCGTGTCCAGCCAAGAGAACGGGCAGGTGGAG GTCATGCTCCATCGCCGGCTTTGGAACAATTTTGATTGGGCTCTGGATTATGATCTCACCCTGAATGACACCTCCACTGTCTACCCTGTGCTCTGGCTCCTGCTGGGACCCCAGTCTCTCACCACCCGCCTGCGTCAGAGGTGTGGGCTAGCGCTGCAGCGCGCACCCGTAGTGCTATTAAGAGAGCTGAATG AGTCTGCCCAGATTTTTCCAGGCTCCCAGCGGCAGCAAGAAGCCGTGACCCTGCCCCCAAGTCTTCACCTGCAGATCCTGAGCATCCCGGGCTGGAACTACAGCTCCAACCACACGGAGCACCTGCAGGATCTCCAGAAAC CCTGCCGTGGAGTCTGCTTCCTCAGGGACTCCTCCTGGAGCTGGGAACAACTGAGTCCCACTCATCCTCTGAACTCAGGAAGCCTGACTATCCGGGgcttccattcattcactgaacaaCTGTCTCCTGTGCCAGGCG GTCCAGTGGGCTCAGCTCATGGCCCTTGTCACTGTGGCCACCAGGGTCCCCAGCTGATGGAGGCCATATTCAGcacctgcttcctccttcccGGGGATAAAGAA GCCATCGAGGGAAGGCCAAGGCTGACCTTCGCCGTGTCCTGCTGCGGCTCCACCACCTGTATGAGGAAGGCGAAGACCCGGTCCTATCTCAGCCAGTGA
- the MAN2B2 gene encoding epididymis-specific alpha-mannosidase isoform X4, which produces MWSVCWLPVLTQLLLLRFLVAQPVSPIRVFVVPHSHMDVGWIYTVQESLRAYAANVYTTVVEQLMLQKQRRFIAVEQEYFRLWWDGIASYRQKRQVRHLLATRRLEFVIGGQVMHDETVAHFDDQILQLTEGHGFLYETFGIRPRFSWQIDSFGASATTPTLFALAGFHAHVISRIDYALKDTMQNSQGLQFVWRGSPTLSAQQEIFTHVLDQYNYCSEGFNWDGTAVFPNSPPDRVFHPKSVPITWNNINYYVSLLVDNVKERATWFRTPHLLWPWGCDKQFFNASLQFSNMDPLLDFINSNSSKLGISVEYATLADYFEAVQAHNASWRVHTHGDFLPYSSDPFQAWTGFYASRSGLKALARRASALLYAGESMFTRYMWPAPHQHLDPAWALKQLQRLRWAVSEVQHHDAITGTQSPKVRDMYEENLSSGMQGVQELMASIVRDRTPAHSDQEPVGHSAAVYNPLAWTVTTIVTLTVGFSRVSVTDESGQQVAAQIQESKKTQSAYDLHVLTTIPGLSYRYYSIRSTEGTQEETNQLGASLARTSNFGRKKKTPARPRDRHLIHVENDCYTVFLDRDTNLLHSIWERGSNRTVQVTQEFMEYHANADLKYGFVSDNFVFMPIDSAKRPWNSVGMQIVAGKLMTEIRQYFYRKVGDRNHTYAIYSRLAHVPLAQGAELLCRRIEQEYRVGPLELNREAILRTSTSLHNKQVLHSDNNGYQMQRRVFQKYSSNGIARNYYPMAQSAFIEDGRSRLVLLSKQAHGVSSQENGQVEVMLHRRLWNNFDWALDYDLTLNDTSTVYPVLWLLLGPQSLTTRLRQRCGLALQRAPVVLLRELNESAQIFPGSQRQQEAVTLPPSLHLQILSIPGWNYSSNHTEHLQDLQKRHRGKAKADLRRVLLRLHHLYEEGEDPVLSQPVRVNLQAAPDLTQHPCKAPRSPSTRRKSGHFLSTFVAMSPWQTLWPQGGPRNPRKRKTTQDMEKHGGMGDEQLSA; this is translated from the exons gagAGCCTGCGGGCCTATGCTGCCAACGTCTATACCACAGTGGTGGAGCAGCTGATGCTCCAGAAGCAGCGCAGGTTCATCGCGGTGGAGCAGGAGTACTTCCGGCTGTGGTGGGATGGCATCGCCTCCTACAGGCAGAAACGCCAG GTCCGCCATCTCCTGGCCACGAGACGCCTGGAGTTTGTCATCGGGGGCCAGGTCATGCATGATGAGACCGTGGCCCACTTTGATGACCAGATCCTACAGCTCACAG AAGGACACGGCTTCCTGTACGAAACCTTTGGGATCCGGCCAAGGTTCTCCTGGCAAATCGACTCCTTTGGTGCATCTGCCACGACCCCCACCCTATTTGCCCTGGCGGGCTTCCATGCCCACGTCATCTCCCGCATCGACTATGCCCTGAAGGACACCATGCAGAACTCGCAG GGGCTGCAGTTTGTGTGGCGAGGGTCCCCAACCCTATCAGCTCAGCAGGAAATCTTCACGCATGTCTTGGACCAGTACAACTACTGCTC GGAAGGCTTTAACTGGGACGGCACTGCAGTCTTCCCGAACTCACCGCCAGACAGGGTATTTCACCCGAAGTCTGTACCCATCACTTGGAACAATATCAATTACTATGTCAGTCTCCTTGTGGACAATGTGAAGGAGCGAGCCACCTGGTTCCGGACACCGCACCTCCTCTGGCCCTGG GGCTGTGACAAGCAGTTCTTCAACGCGTCGCTGCAGTTCTCCAACATGGACCCGCTGCTGGACTTCATCAACAGTAACTCGTCCAAGCTCGGCATCTCCGTGGAGTACGCCACGCTGGCCGACTACTTCGAGGCGGTGCAGGCTCACAACGCCTCGTGGCGCGTCCACACCCACGGGGACTTCCTGCCCTATTCCTCCG ATCCATTTCAGGCCTGGACGGGCTTCTACGCCTCCCGCAGTGGGCTCAAGGCGCTGGCGAGGCGAGCCAGTGCTCTGTTGTATGCCGGGGAGTCCATGTTCACACGCTACATGTGGCCTGCCCCCCACCAGCACCTGGACCCGGCCTGGGCCCTGAAGCAGCTCCAGAGGCTCCGCTGGGCAGTCTCCGAG GTCCAGCACCATGATGCCATCACTGGGACCCAGAGCCCCAAGGTGAGAGACATGTACGAGGAGAATCTGAGCTCAGGGATGCAGGGTGTGCAGGAACTGATGGCCTCCATCGTCCGTGACAGGACCCCAGCCCACTCGG ACCAGGAACCTGTGGGACACTCTGCCGCGGTCTACAACCCCCTGGCCTGGACGGTCACCACCATTGTTACCCTGACTGTGGGCTTCTCCAGGGTCAGCGTCACAGATGAGTCAGGCCAGCAAGTGGCTGCACAG ATCCAGGAATCAAAGAAGACACAATCTGCATATGACCTGCATGTGCTGACCACAATCCCAGGGCTCAGTTACCGATACTACAGCATCAGGAGCACCGAGGGGACCCAGGAGGAGACGAACCAGTTGGGTGCCAGTCTGGCCAGAACCTCCAACTTTGGCCGCAAGAAAAAGACACCTGCTCGTCCAAGGGACAGGCACCTGATTCACGTGGAGAATGACTGTTATACTGTGTTCCTGGACCGGGACACTAACCTACTGCACAGCATCTGGGAGAG AGGGAGTAACCGCACAGTGCAGGTGACCCAGGAGTTCATGGAATACCATGCCAATGCTGATTTGAAATATGGCTTTGTATCTGATAATTTTGTGTTTATGCCCATCGACTCTGCAAAGCGCCCATGGAACAGTGTGGGAATGCAGATTGTGGCGGGAAAGCTCATGACTGAGATCCGGCAATACTTCTACAG GAAGGTGGGGGACAGGAATCACACATATGCCATCTACTCCCGGCTCGCCCACGTGCCCCTGGCCCAGGGAGCGGAGCTGCTGTGCCGGCGCATCGAGCAGGAGTACCGGGTGGGCCCCTTGGAGCTGAACCGCGAGGCCATCCTGAGGACCAGCACCAGTCTCCACAACAAGCAGGTCCTCCACTCAGACAACAACGGCTACCAGATGCAGCGGAGAGTCTTCCAGAAATACTCGAGCAATGGCATCGCCCGG AATTACTACCCCATGGCTCAGTCCGCCTTCATTGAGGACGGCAGAAGCAGGCTGGTGCTGCTGTCCAAGCAGGCACACGGCGTGTCCAGCCAAGAGAACGGGCAGGTGGAG GTCATGCTCCATCGCCGGCTTTGGAACAATTTTGATTGGGCTCTGGATTATGATCTCACCCTGAATGACACCTCCACTGTCTACCCTGTGCTCTGGCTCCTGCTGGGACCCCAGTCTCTCACCACCCGCCTGCGTCAGAGGTGTGGGCTAGCGCTGCAGCGCGCACCCGTAGTGCTATTAAGAGAGCTGAATG AGTCTGCCCAGATTTTTCCAGGCTCCCAGCGGCAGCAAGAAGCCGTGACCCTGCCCCCAAGTCTTCACCTGCAGATCCTGAGCATCCCGGGCTGGAACTACAGCTCCAACCACACGGAGCACCTGCAGGATCTCCAGAAAC GCCATCGAGGGAAGGCCAAGGCTGACCTTCGCCGTGTCCTGCTGCGGCTCCACCACCTGTATGAGGAAGGCGAAGACCCGGTCCTATCTCAGCCAGTGAGGGTCAATCTGCAG GCAGCTCCAGATCTCACTCAACACCCCTGCAAGGCACCAAGGTCACCATCTACCCGAAGGAAATCCGGACATTTTTTATCCACTTTCGTAGCCATGAGTCCCTGGCAGACTCTGTGGCCCCAGGGAGGCCCCAGGAATCCCAGAAAAAGGAAGACGACCCAGGACATGGAAAAGCATGGAGGGATGGGGGATGAACAGCTGTCTGCCTGA
- the MAN2B2 gene encoding epididymis-specific alpha-mannosidase isoform X14, translating to MWSVCWLPVLTQLLLLRFLVAQPVSPIRVFVVPHSHMDVGWIYTVQESLRAYAANVYTTVVEQLMLQKQRRFIAVEQEYFRLWWDGIASYRQKRQVRHLLATRRLEFVIGGQVMHDETVAHFDDQILQLTEGHGFLYETFGIRPRFSWQIDSFGASATTPTLFALAGFHAHVISRIDYALKDTMQNSQGLQFVWRGSPTLSAQQEIFTHVLDQYNYCSEGFNWDGTAVFPNSPPDRVFHPKSVPITWNNINYYVSLLVDNVKERATWFRTPHLLWPWGCDKQFFNASLQFSNMDPLLDFINSNSSKLGISVEYATLADYFEAVQAHNASWRVHTHGDFLPYSSDPFQAWTGFYASRSGLKALARRASALLYAGESMFTRYMWPAPHQHLDPAWALKQLQRLRWAVSEVQHHDAITGTQSPKVRDMYEENLSSGMQGVQELMASIVRDRTPAHSDQEPVGHSAAVYNPLAWTVTTIVTLTVGFSRVSVTDESGQQVAAQIQESKKTQSAYDLHVLTTIPGLSYRYYSIRSTEGTQEETNQLGASLARTSNFGRKKKTPARPRDRHLIHVENDCYTVFLDRDTNLLHSIWERGSNRTVQVTQEFMEYHANADLKYGFVSDNFVFMPIDSAKRPWNSVGMQIVAGKLMTEIRQYFYRKVGDRNHTYAIYSRLAHVPLAQGAELLCRRIEQEYRVGPLELNREAILRTSTSLHNKQVLHSDNNGYQMQRRVFQKYSSNGIARNYYPMAQSAFIEDGRSRLVLLSKQAHGVSSQENGQVEVMLHRRLWNNFDWALDYDLTLNDTSTVYPVLWLLLGPQSLTTRLRQRCGLALQRAPVVLLRELNESAQIFPGSQRQQEAVTLPPSLHLQILSIPGWNYSSNHTEHLQDLQKPCRGVCFLRDSSWSWEQLSPTHPLNSGSLTIRGFHSFTEQLSPVPGGHRGKAKADLRRVLLRLHHLYEEGEDPVLSQPVRVNLQAVLQGLGSVGAVEERSLTGTWDGNTLHRWSWRTQEPPHHRGSSRSHSTPLQGTKVTIYPKEIRTFFIHFRSHESLADSVAPGRPQESQKKEDDPGHGKAWRDGG from the exons gagAGCCTGCGGGCCTATGCTGCCAACGTCTATACCACAGTGGTGGAGCAGCTGATGCTCCAGAAGCAGCGCAGGTTCATCGCGGTGGAGCAGGAGTACTTCCGGCTGTGGTGGGATGGCATCGCCTCCTACAGGCAGAAACGCCAG GTCCGCCATCTCCTGGCCACGAGACGCCTGGAGTTTGTCATCGGGGGCCAGGTCATGCATGATGAGACCGTGGCCCACTTTGATGACCAGATCCTACAGCTCACAG AAGGACACGGCTTCCTGTACGAAACCTTTGGGATCCGGCCAAGGTTCTCCTGGCAAATCGACTCCTTTGGTGCATCTGCCACGACCCCCACCCTATTTGCCCTGGCGGGCTTCCATGCCCACGTCATCTCCCGCATCGACTATGCCCTGAAGGACACCATGCAGAACTCGCAG GGGCTGCAGTTTGTGTGGCGAGGGTCCCCAACCCTATCAGCTCAGCAGGAAATCTTCACGCATGTCTTGGACCAGTACAACTACTGCTC GGAAGGCTTTAACTGGGACGGCACTGCAGTCTTCCCGAACTCACCGCCAGACAGGGTATTTCACCCGAAGTCTGTACCCATCACTTGGAACAATATCAATTACTATGTCAGTCTCCTTGTGGACAATGTGAAGGAGCGAGCCACCTGGTTCCGGACACCGCACCTCCTCTGGCCCTGG GGCTGTGACAAGCAGTTCTTCAACGCGTCGCTGCAGTTCTCCAACATGGACCCGCTGCTGGACTTCATCAACAGTAACTCGTCCAAGCTCGGCATCTCCGTGGAGTACGCCACGCTGGCCGACTACTTCGAGGCGGTGCAGGCTCACAACGCCTCGTGGCGCGTCCACACCCACGGGGACTTCCTGCCCTATTCCTCCG ATCCATTTCAGGCCTGGACGGGCTTCTACGCCTCCCGCAGTGGGCTCAAGGCGCTGGCGAGGCGAGCCAGTGCTCTGTTGTATGCCGGGGAGTCCATGTTCACACGCTACATGTGGCCTGCCCCCCACCAGCACCTGGACCCGGCCTGGGCCCTGAAGCAGCTCCAGAGGCTCCGCTGGGCAGTCTCCGAG GTCCAGCACCATGATGCCATCACTGGGACCCAGAGCCCCAAGGTGAGAGACATGTACGAGGAGAATCTGAGCTCAGGGATGCAGGGTGTGCAGGAACTGATGGCCTCCATCGTCCGTGACAGGACCCCAGCCCACTCGG ACCAGGAACCTGTGGGACACTCTGCCGCGGTCTACAACCCCCTGGCCTGGACGGTCACCACCATTGTTACCCTGACTGTGGGCTTCTCCAGGGTCAGCGTCACAGATGAGTCAGGCCAGCAAGTGGCTGCACAG ATCCAGGAATCAAAGAAGACACAATCTGCATATGACCTGCATGTGCTGACCACAATCCCAGGGCTCAGTTACCGATACTACAGCATCAGGAGCACCGAGGGGACCCAGGAGGAGACGAACCAGTTGGGTGCCAGTCTGGCCAGAACCTCCAACTTTGGCCGCAAGAAAAAGACACCTGCTCGTCCAAGGGACAGGCACCTGATTCACGTGGAGAATGACTGTTATACTGTGTTCCTGGACCGGGACACTAACCTACTGCACAGCATCTGGGAGAG AGGGAGTAACCGCACAGTGCAGGTGACCCAGGAGTTCATGGAATACCATGCCAATGCTGATTTGAAATATGGCTTTGTATCTGATAATTTTGTGTTTATGCCCATCGACTCTGCAAAGCGCCCATGGAACAGTGTGGGAATGCAGATTGTGGCGGGAAAGCTCATGACTGAGATCCGGCAATACTTCTACAG GAAGGTGGGGGACAGGAATCACACATATGCCATCTACTCCCGGCTCGCCCACGTGCCCCTGGCCCAGGGAGCGGAGCTGCTGTGCCGGCGCATCGAGCAGGAGTACCGGGTGGGCCCCTTGGAGCTGAACCGCGAGGCCATCCTGAGGACCAGCACCAGTCTCCACAACAAGCAGGTCCTCCACTCAGACAACAACGGCTACCAGATGCAGCGGAGAGTCTTCCAGAAATACTCGAGCAATGGCATCGCCCGG AATTACTACCCCATGGCTCAGTCCGCCTTCATTGAGGACGGCAGAAGCAGGCTGGTGCTGCTGTCCAAGCAGGCACACGGCGTGTCCAGCCAAGAGAACGGGCAGGTGGAG GTCATGCTCCATCGCCGGCTTTGGAACAATTTTGATTGGGCTCTGGATTATGATCTCACCCTGAATGACACCTCCACTGTCTACCCTGTGCTCTGGCTCCTGCTGGGACCCCAGTCTCTCACCACCCGCCTGCGTCAGAGGTGTGGGCTAGCGCTGCAGCGCGCACCCGTAGTGCTATTAAGAGAGCTGAATG AGTCTGCCCAGATTTTTCCAGGCTCCCAGCGGCAGCAAGAAGCCGTGACCCTGCCCCCAAGTCTTCACCTGCAGATCCTGAGCATCCCGGGCTGGAACTACAGCTCCAACCACACGGAGCACCTGCAGGATCTCCAGAAAC CCTGCCGTGGAGTCTGCTTCCTCAGGGACTCCTCCTGGAGCTGGGAACAACTGAGTCCCACTCATCCTCTGAACTCAGGAAGCCTGACTATCCGGGgcttccattcattcactgaacaaCTGTCTCCTGTGCCAGGCG GCCATCGAGGGAAGGCCAAGGCTGACCTTCGCCGTGTCCTGCTGCGGCTCCACCACCTGTATGAGGAAGGCGAAGACCCGGTCCTATCTCAGCCAGTGAGGGTCAATCTGCAG GCTGTGCTGCAGGGGCTGGGGTCCGTGGGGGCAGTGGAGGAGCGCTCACTGACAGGGACCTGGGATGGGAACACACTACACCGCTGGAGCTGGAGGACACAGGAGCCGCCCCACCACAGAG GCAGCTCCAGATCTCACTCAACACCCCTGCAAGGCACCAAGGTCACCATCTACCCGAAGGAAATCCGGACATTTTTTATCCACTTTCGTAGCCATGAGTCCCTGGCAGACTCTGTGGCCCCAGGGAGGCCCCAGGAATCCCAGAAAAAGGAAGACGACCCAGGACATGGAAAAGCATGGAGGGATGGGGGATGA